From a single Pseudopipra pipra isolate bDixPip1 chromosome 15, bDixPip1.hap1, whole genome shotgun sequence genomic region:
- the HMMR gene encoding hyaluronan mediated motility receptor isoform X4: MASVPLGRGRCQSAGDSKLSSEKSAPTPVTKRRFTSLGSTIRALVRERGEQDKKLQALDEDFVKTEAKLSAAVQEKTSLSATVACLKKQLLELKRSNELLKSKLSEDGVQKKMSSLCMELMKLRNMRDAKEKTALAKQENMEMKLQEVQRNLEHSKGKVAQLEEKLSATEREKVVEKSDTEKLLEYITELSGVAETAEKYKVAIAQMEETLIKKDQDIEILRDTLKTKEESCKLMKELNEKCQLLQQEKEKELSETRGKFLSMTAEIEDLKKKFVLEEEQHQKLLQKHEEVVSQLQQEKESSASAQQKLLELQDEVTRERRLLEEVLNDTMNELNKLHAKEKKAEKLVKQLEQEIKSQGLELAQMEEKLKGKNAELEQINETHGSAVLQIQEQHRNTLEKLGETVADFESYKKTTAEEIRCLKLENTSLKEAVANLKKVGQENQQLLQEAEYTKNKAKEECARMLLEVQTKLALKEAETERTKESCLAQMTKLQEKLEEQTEELKRELEAERSRKSINEDVTSSLKKEMKTWRNLYEDLYNKTKPFQQQLDAFEAEKNALLQEHGAAQEELNKLSDAYAKLLGHQNQKQKIKHVMKLKEENSQLKKDVSKLRVLLSKEKQTSRDLQEQLCAVQGIKHLAPSKAFQCDSKENIPPKTPLKEGNKNQI; the protein is encoded by the exons ATTCGGGCATTAGTGAGAGAGCGTGGGGAGCAGGATAAAAAACTTCAGGCTCTGGATGAGGATTTTGTGAAGACTGAAGCAAAGCTGAGTGCTGCAGTTCAGGAGAAAACATCTCTTTCAGCAACTGTTGCATGCCTAAAAAAACAGCTTCTGGAACTAAAAAGAAGCAATGAACTACTGAAGTCAAAG CTGTCTGAAGATGGTGTGCAAAAGAAAATGAGCAGCCTGTGCATGGAGTTAATGAAGCTCAGAAACATGAGGGATGCTAAGGAAAAG actGCACTTGCAAAGCAGGAAAACATGGAAATGAAGCTGCAGGAAGTGCAAAGGAATCTAGAgcattcaaaaggaaaagtagCACAGTTAGAAGAAAAACT GTCTGCTactgagagagagaaagttGTAGAAAAGTCTGACACTGAAAAACTCCTGGAATACATCACAGAGCTCAG TGGTGTTGCAGAAACAGCTGAGAAATACAAAGTAGCTATTGCTCAGATGGAGGAGACACTGATTAAGAAAGACCAAGATATTGAGATCCTCAGGGATACCCTCAAAACAAAAGAGGAATCATGTAAACTGATGAAAGAACTTAATGAAAAGTGTCAATTGCTTCAACaagaaaaag AGAAAGAGTTGTCTGAGACCAGAGGAAAATTCCTGAGTATGACTGCTGAAATAgaagacctgaaaaaaaaatttgttttggaGGAAGAACAACACCAAAAACTGCTTCAGAAACATGAGGAGGTTGTCTCTCAGCTGCAGCAAGAGAAG GAGTCATCTGCATCAGCACAGCAGAAGTTACTGGAGTTGCAGGATGAGGTAACAAGGGAGAGACGACTTCTTGAAGAAGTGCTGAATGATACCATGAATGAGCTGAATAAATTACAtgcaaaggagaagaaagctgaaaagTTGGTGAAGCAGTTGGAACAAGAAATCAAATCTCAAGGTCTTGAACTTGcacagatggaagaaaagttGAAAGG gaagAATGCTGAGTTGGAGCAAATCAATGAAACTCATGGGAGTGCTGTATTGCAAATCCAAGAGCAGCATAGGAATACACTGGAGAAACTTGGAGAGACTGTTGCTGACTTTGAAAG CTACAAGAAGACAACAGCTGAAGAAATACGCTGTCTTAAACTGGAGAATACCTCTCTGAAAGAAGCAGTTGCCAACCTTAAAAAAGTAGGCCAAGAGAATCAACAATTGCTTCAGGAAGCAGAATACACGAAAAACAAAGCGAAAGAAGAATGTGCAAG GATGCTTTTAGAAGTCCAGACCAAGCTTGCActaaaagaagcagaaacagAGAGAACAAAAGAGTCTTGCCTTGCACAAATGACTAAACTTCAGGAAAAACTGGAAGAGCAAACTGAAGAACTGAAAAGGGAACTTGAAGCAGAAAGGTCAAG GAAATCCATAAATGAAGATGTGACCTCAAgcttaaaaaaagagatgaagaCCTGGCGTAATCTATATGAAGATTTATATAACAAAACTAAGCCTTTTCAG CAACAACTAGATGCATTTGAAGCAGAGAAGAATGCACTCCTACAGGAGCACGGTGCAGCCCAGGAAGAACTGAATAAACTAAGCGATGCCTATGCTAAACTACTTGGCCACCAGAACCAGAAGCAAAAAATCAAGCATGTTATGAAGTTGAAGGAAGAGAATAGCCAGCTGAAGAAG GATGTCTCCAAACTGCGTGTGCTGCTATCCAAGGAAAAGCAAACCAGCAGAGacctccaggagcagctgtgtgCAGTCCAGGGCATCAAGCATTTGGCTCCTTCCAAAGCTTTCCAGTGTGATAGCAAGGAGAATATTCCTCCAAAAACCCCTCTTAAAGAAG GTAATAAAAACCAAATTTAA
- the HMMR gene encoding hyaluronan mediated motility receptor isoform X3: MASVPLGRGRCQSAGDSKLSSEKSAPTPVTKRRFTSLGSTPGNGTVKTKKDLTLMREKKKQKALEKEIRALVRERGEQDKKLQALDEDFVKTEAKLSAAVQEKTSLSATVACLKKQLLELKRSNELLKSKLSEDGVQKKMSSLCMELMKLRNMRDAKEKTALAKQENMEMKLQEVQRNLEHSKGKVAQLEEKLSATEREKVVEKSDTEKLLEYITELSGVAETAEKYKVAIAQMEETLIKKDQDIEILRDTLKTKEESCKLMKELNEKCQLLQQEKEKELSETRGKFLSMTAEIEDLKKKFVLEEEQHQKLLQKHEEVVSQLQQEKESSASAQQKLLELQDEVTRERRLLEEVLNDTMNELNKLHAKEKKAEKLVKQLEQEIKSQGLELAQMEEKLKGKNAELEQINETHGSAVLQIQEQHRNTLEKLGETVADFESYKKTTAEEIRCLKLENTSLKEAVANLKKVGQENQQLLQEAEYTKNKAKEECARMLLEVQTKLALKEAETERTKESCLAQMTKLQEKLEEQTEELKRELEAERSRKSINEDVTSSLKKEMKTWRNLYEDLYNKTKPFQQQLDAFEAEKNALLQEHGAAQEELNKLSDAYAKLLGHQNQKQKIKHVMKLKEENSQLKKDVSKLRVLLSKEKQTSRDLQEQLCAVQGIKHLAPSKAFQCDSKENIPPKTPLKEGNKNQI, translated from the exons ATTCGGGCATTAGTGAGAGAGCGTGGGGAGCAGGATAAAAAACTTCAGGCTCTGGATGAGGATTTTGTGAAGACTGAAGCAAAGCTGAGTGCTGCAGTTCAGGAGAAAACATCTCTTTCAGCAACTGTTGCATGCCTAAAAAAACAGCTTCTGGAACTAAAAAGAAGCAATGAACTACTGAAGTCAAAG CTGTCTGAAGATGGTGTGCAAAAGAAAATGAGCAGCCTGTGCATGGAGTTAATGAAGCTCAGAAACATGAGGGATGCTAAGGAAAAG actGCACTTGCAAAGCAGGAAAACATGGAAATGAAGCTGCAGGAAGTGCAAAGGAATCTAGAgcattcaaaaggaaaagtagCACAGTTAGAAGAAAAACT GTCTGCTactgagagagagaaagttGTAGAAAAGTCTGACACTGAAAAACTCCTGGAATACATCACAGAGCTCAG TGGTGTTGCAGAAACAGCTGAGAAATACAAAGTAGCTATTGCTCAGATGGAGGAGACACTGATTAAGAAAGACCAAGATATTGAGATCCTCAGGGATACCCTCAAAACAAAAGAGGAATCATGTAAACTGATGAAAGAACTTAATGAAAAGTGTCAATTGCTTCAACaagaaaaag AGAAAGAGTTGTCTGAGACCAGAGGAAAATTCCTGAGTATGACTGCTGAAATAgaagacctgaaaaaaaaatttgttttggaGGAAGAACAACACCAAAAACTGCTTCAGAAACATGAGGAGGTTGTCTCTCAGCTGCAGCAAGAGAAG GAGTCATCTGCATCAGCACAGCAGAAGTTACTGGAGTTGCAGGATGAGGTAACAAGGGAGAGACGACTTCTTGAAGAAGTGCTGAATGATACCATGAATGAGCTGAATAAATTACAtgcaaaggagaagaaagctgaaaagTTGGTGAAGCAGTTGGAACAAGAAATCAAATCTCAAGGTCTTGAACTTGcacagatggaagaaaagttGAAAGG gaagAATGCTGAGTTGGAGCAAATCAATGAAACTCATGGGAGTGCTGTATTGCAAATCCAAGAGCAGCATAGGAATACACTGGAGAAACTTGGAGAGACTGTTGCTGACTTTGAAAG CTACAAGAAGACAACAGCTGAAGAAATACGCTGTCTTAAACTGGAGAATACCTCTCTGAAAGAAGCAGTTGCCAACCTTAAAAAAGTAGGCCAAGAGAATCAACAATTGCTTCAGGAAGCAGAATACACGAAAAACAAAGCGAAAGAAGAATGTGCAAG GATGCTTTTAGAAGTCCAGACCAAGCTTGCActaaaagaagcagaaacagAGAGAACAAAAGAGTCTTGCCTTGCACAAATGACTAAACTTCAGGAAAAACTGGAAGAGCAAACTGAAGAACTGAAAAGGGAACTTGAAGCAGAAAGGTCAAG GAAATCCATAAATGAAGATGTGACCTCAAgcttaaaaaaagagatgaagaCCTGGCGTAATCTATATGAAGATTTATATAACAAAACTAAGCCTTTTCAG CAACAACTAGATGCATTTGAAGCAGAGAAGAATGCACTCCTACAGGAGCACGGTGCAGCCCAGGAAGAACTGAATAAACTAAGCGATGCCTATGCTAAACTACTTGGCCACCAGAACCAGAAGCAAAAAATCAAGCATGTTATGAAGTTGAAGGAAGAGAATAGCCAGCTGAAGAAG GATGTCTCCAAACTGCGTGTGCTGCTATCCAAGGAAAAGCAAACCAGCAGAGacctccaggagcagctgtgtgCAGTCCAGGGCATCAAGCATTTGGCTCCTTCCAAAGCTTTCCAGTGTGATAGCAAGGAGAATATTCCTCCAAAAACCCCTCTTAAAGAAG GTAATAAAAACCAAATTTAA